The segment CACGGCGCAGAGCCTTGCGCTCCTGCCCGGACTTGACCAGGATCTTCGCCGTCGCGGCTTCCGCCGGAGGCGTGGTGGACGGGGACATGGCCAGCACCGTGCCAGCGAGCGCGGCGGCCGATGCCGCCGCTATTGTCCGGGTAATCGTCGTACTCAAGTCTTCTCCTTCTTTCTTTCCCCACGAGCTGATCCGCGCCCGCCCCGCTTCCGGCACTAGGCACGAATCTGCGACCGTATGCCCACCCAGGGGGGGCCGCTCAACATGGCTGTCCCGCTATCGGACACTCCTGCGACACGTCGGCGACGCTTTCGAGACATCCGTGACACGGTGTAGTGAGAGCCCGCTCACGTCTGGACGCGCGGATGATCGCGGGAATCCCTCGCCCCGCGCGATCTCGTCACTTAAGGTCAGCGGCCGCGCCCAGATGTGTGACGCCCGTCACATTCGCCGCAAGACGGACAGAACCCCGTCATCCTCAGGATCTGGAATCAGCGTGGGAACAGCGGCTTTGACGACGGGATGCGCCGAGCGGACCGCGACAGCGCGCCCGGCCCACAGCAGCATCGGCAGGTCATTCGGCATGTCGCCGACGGCCAACACGTCAGCCGAGGTCATTCCCCACCCGGCGGTCATCTCCGCCAAGGCCGTCGCCTTGGTCACACCGCCGGGCCCGAACTCCAGCAGGAGTTGGCTGCGGGTTGAGTGCGTCCCCTCGACCAGATGACCGACGTGGCTGGCCACTTCGGCCGCGAGTCGATCTGCCTCGTGAGCGCCACCGGGCAACCTGACTAGCAACTTGACGATCGGAGAGCCCTCGATCAGTTCATCGAACGAGCCGACCCGCCTTACGTTGTGCTTCGCCTCGGGGTTGAAGGTCCGCTCTCGGCGCAGGATCGAATTGGAAAGCGGCCCTAGGTCCGCCTGCTCCACGGCGAACGCGGCATCAGGCCCAAGGCACTCGCGCAGGGCCACCAGGACTTCCCTGGCGACGTCGGCGGGGATGGGCGAGCACCTCGTGATCAGCCCGGCGC is part of the Candidatus Nanopelagicales bacterium genome and harbors:
- a CDS encoding HAD family hydrolase, with product MTPARCVLATDLDGTLLRPDRSVSAATREGLSAAEARGVRIVFVTGRPPRWMDAVVEATGHVGHAICANGAVIVDLRAGLITRCSPIPADVAREVLVALRECLGPDAAFAVEQADLGPLSNSILRRERTFNPEAKHNVRRVGSFDELIEGSPIVKLLVRLPGGAHEADRLAAEVASHVGHLVEGTHSTRSQLLLEFGPGGVTKATALAEMTAGWGMTSADVLAVGDMPNDLPMLLWAGRAVAVRSAHPVVKAAVPTLIPDPEDDGVLSVLRRM